Proteins found in one Lepeophtheirus salmonis chromosome 9, UVic_Lsal_1.4, whole genome shotgun sequence genomic segment:
- the LOC121124015 gene encoding uncharacterized protein isoform X2, translated as MISKIALCLLFVQVAYSEERLHDLPILYQVNQPASTVTVFRGADVAKARAAGLISSPSRASSSAESAAGGQAGLSFSAGGDTSGSQAAAAGSRYSAGSFQSAQSGQRGAAAGGATGFGRQAASSSSFQATRTSQTGQRGAAAGAGSQAAAAESSYSSGSFQSAQSGQRGAAAGGATDFGTQDASSSSFQATRTSQAGQPGAATGGAGRQDASAESSYSTGSFQSAQSGQNGAAGAERQGASAESRYSVGSSQSGQRDAAGAGRQTGSSGSSFSSNSFQSSRTTQDGQQGATVGVAERQGTSAESGYSAGSFQSSQSGQGGAAAGGVNGFGSQATSTSSFQASRTSQLGQRGDDSASAGSQTAPVGSSYSAGSFQSAQSGQRAAAAGGAAGGGAAGSQAAAGSRYSAGSFQSAQSGQRAAAAGGAAGSGRQTASSSSFQATRTSQAGQRGAAAGVAAGSQAAAAGSSYSAGSFQSSQSGQQVSATGGAGSQAAAAGSRYSAGSFQSAQSGQRAAAAGGAAGSQAAAAGSSYSAGSFQSAQSGQRAAAAGGAAGSGRQTASSSSFQSTRTSQAGQRGAAAGGAAGSQAAAAGSRYSAGSFQSAQSGQRAAAAGGAAGSGRQTASSSSFQSTSTSQAGQRGAAAGGAAGSQAAAAGSRYSAGSFQSAQSGQRGAAAGGAAGSGRQTASSSSFQATRTSQAGQRGAAAGGAAGSQAAAAGSRYSAGSFQSSQSGQRGAAAGGSTGSGRQTASSSSFQATRTSQAGQRGAAAGGAAGSQAAAAGSRYSAGSFQSAQSGQRAAAAGGAAGSGRQTASSSSFQSTRTSQAGQRGAATGGAAGSQAAAAGSRYSAGSFQSSKSGQQSSATGGAGSQAGSSGSNFSSGQTASSASFQGSRTSQGGQRGAATGAATGAGSQAAAGSSYSAGAFQSAQSGQRGAAAGGATGLGRQAASSSSFQATRTSQAGQRGAAAGAGSQAAAAGSSYSSGSFQSGQRGAAAGGATGFGTQDASSSSFQATRTSQAGQRGAATGGAGSQAAGSSYSAGSFQSGQRGAAAAGATGFGRQAASSSSFQATRASQAKQGGAATGGAAGSQAASAGSSYSSGSFQTTQSGQRGAAAGGAAGSDRQTASSAYFGSQISQSGSSISPVEIFPDIPAQYAYEYHVQSEDNDFGHKESRDGFYTNGEYFVLLPDGRVKIVKYEVDGDKGFVPVVEFEGEAIVPLPSNIQPVQVPSLATYVA; from the exons ATGATTTCAAAG atTGCCCTTTGCCTCCTGTTCGTTCAGGTTGCATATTCAGAAGAAAGATTACATGATCTTCCAATCTTATATCAAGTCAATCAGCCTGCATCTACTGTTACCGTATTTCGAGGAGCAGATGTTGCAAAAGCACGTGCAGCTGGACTAATTTCTTCCCCTTCTAGAGCAAGTTCTTCAGCTGAATCAGCTGCTGGTGGACAAGCCGGATTAAGCTTCTCTGCTGGTGGTGACACTTCTGGTAGTCAAGCTGCTGCTGCTGGATCAAGGTACTCTGCAGGATCCTTCCAATCTGCTCAATCTGGACAACGTGGTGCTGCCGCTGGTGGTGCAACTGGTTTTGGTAGACAAGCTGCTTCATCTTCATCCTTCCAAGCTACAAGAACCTCCCAAACTGGACAACGTGGTGCTGCCGCTGGTGCCGGTAGTCAAGCTGCTGCTGCTGAATCAAGCTACTCTTCCGGATCCTTCCAATCTGCTCAATCTGGACAACGTGGTGCTGCCGCTGGTGGTGCAACTGATTTTGGTACACAAGATGCATCATCAAGTTCCTTCCAAGCTACAAGAACCTCCCAAGCTGGACAACCTGGTGCTGCCACTGGTGGTGCTGGTAGACAAGATGCTTCAGCTGAATCTAGTTACTCTACAGGTTCCTTCCAATCTGCTCAATCAGGACAGAATGGTGCTGCTGGTGCTGAAAGACAAGGTGCCTCTGCTGAATCCAGATACTCCGTAGGATCATCCCAATCTGGACAACGTGATGCTGCTGGTGCTGGTAGACAAACCGGCTCTTCAGGATCAAGCTTCTCCTCTAATTCATTCCAATCATCTAGAACTACTCAAGATGGACAACAAGGAGCTACTGTTGGTGTTGCTGAAAGACAAGGTACCTCTGCTGAATCAGGCTACTCTGCAGGATCTTTCCAATCTTCTCAATCTGGACAAGGTGGTGCTGCTGCTGGTGGTGTCAATGGGTTTGGTAGTCAAGCTACCTCAACCAGTTCCTTCCAAGCTTCAAGAACTTCTCAATTAGGACAACGTGGTGATGACTCTGCTAGTGCTGGGAGCCAAACTGCTCCTGTTGGATCAAGCTACTCTGCAGGATCCTTCCAATCTGCTCAATCAGGTCAACGTGCTGCTGCAGCTGGTGGTGCTGCTGGTGGTGGTGCTGCTGGTAGTCAAGCTGCTGCTGGATCAAGATACTCTGCAGGATCCTTCCAATCTGCTCAATCTGGACAACGTGCTGCTGCAGCTGGTGGTGCTGCTGGTTCTGGTAGACAAACAGCTTCATCTTCTTCCTTCCAAGCTACAAGAACCTCCCAAGCTGGACAACGTGGTGCTGCCGCTGGTGTTGCTGCTGGTAGCCAAGCTGCTGCTGCTGGATCAAGCTACTCAGCTGGATCCTTCCAATCTTCCCAATCAGGACAACAAGTCTCTGCCACTGGTGGTGCTGGTAGTCAAGCTGCTGCTGCTGGATCAAGGTACTCTGCAGGATCCTTCCAATCTGCTCAATCTGGACAACGTGCTGCTGCGGCTGGTGGTGCTGCTGGTAGCCAAGCTGCTGCTGCTGGATCAAGCTACTCTGCAGGATCCTTCCAATCTGCTCAATCTGGACAACGTGCTGCTGCAGCTGGTGGTGCTGCTGGTTCCGGTAGACAAACAGCTTCATCTTCTTCTTTCCAATCTACAAGAACCTCCCAAGCTGGACAACGTGGTGCTGCCGCTGGTGGTGCTGCTGGTAGTCAAGCTGCTGCTGCTGGATCAAGGTACTCTGCAGGATCCTTCCAATCTGCTCAATCTGGACAACGTGCTGCTGCAGCTGGTGGTGCTGCTGGTTCTGGTAGACAAACAGCTTCATCTTCTTCCTTCCAATCTACAAGCACCTCCCAAGCTGGACAACGTGGGGCTGCCGCTGGTGGTGCTGCTGGTAGTCAAGCTGCTGCTGCTGGATCAAG GTACTCTGCAGGATCCTTCCAATCTGCTCAATCTGGTCAACGTGGTGCTGCGGCTGGTGGTGCTGCTGGTTCTGGTAGACAAACAGCTTCATCTTCATCCTTCCAAGCTACAAGAACCTCCCAAGCTGGACAACGTGGTGCTGCCGCTGGTGGTGCTGCTGGTAGTCAAGCTGCTGCTGCTGGATCAAGGTACTCTGCAGGATCTTTCCAATCTTCCCAATCTGGTCAACGTGGTGCTGCAGCTGGTGGTTCTACTGGTTCCGGTAGACAAACAGCTTCATCTTCTTCTTTCCAAGCTACAAGAACCTCCCAAGCTGGACAACGTGGTGCTGCCGCTGGTGGTGCTGCTGGTAGTCAAGCTGCTGCTGCTGGATCAAGGTACTCTGCAGGATCCTTCCAATCTGCTCAATCTGGACAACGTGCTGCTGCAGCTGGTGGTGCTGCTGGTTCTGGTAGACAAACAGCTTCATCTTCTTCCTTCCAATCTACAAGAACCTCCCAAGCTGGACAACGTGGGGCTGCCACTGGTGGTGCTGCTGGTAGTCAAGCTGCTGCTGCTGGATCAAGGTACTCAGCTGGATCCTTCCAATCTTCCAAATCAGGACAACAAAGCTCTGCCACTGGTGGTGCTGGTAGTCAAGCCGGCTCTTCGGGATCAAACTTCTCCTCTGGACAAACTGCCTCTTCTGCTTCCTTCCAAGGTTCAAGAACTTCCCAAGGTGGACAACGTGGTGCAGCCACTGGTGCCGCTACAGGTGCTGGCAGTCAAGCTGCTGCTGGATCAAGCTACTCTGCAGGAGCCTTCCAATCTGCTCAATCTGGACAACGTGGTGCTGCCGCTGGTGGTGCAACTGGTCTTGGTAGACAAGCTGCTTCATCTTCATCCTTCCAAGCTACAAGAACCTCCCAAGCTGGACAACGTGGTGCTGCCGCTGGTGCTGGTAGTCAAGCTGCTGCTGCTGGATCAAGCTACTCTTCCGGATCCTTCCAATCTGGACAACGTGGTGCTGCCGCTGGTGGTGCAACTGGTTTTGGTACACAAGATGCATCATCTAGTTCCTTCCAAGCTACAAGAACCTCCCAAGCTGGACAACGTGGTGCTGCCACTGGTGGTGCTGGTAGTCAAGCTGCTGGATCAAGCTACTCTGCAGGATCCTTCCAATCTGGACAACGTGGTGCTGCCGCTGCTGGTGCAACTGGTTTTGGTAGACAAGCTGCTTCATCTAGTTCCTTCCAAGCTACAAGAGCTTCCCAAGCTAAACAAGGTGGTGCTGCCACTGGTGGTGCTGCTGGTAGTCAAGCTGCCTCCGCTGGATCAAGCTACTCTTCTGGATCTTTCCAAACTACTCAATCTGGTCAACGTGGTGCTGCTGCTGGTGGTGCTGCTGGTTCTGATAGACAAACTGCTTCATCTGCTTATTTTGGATCTCAAATAAGTCAATCTGGATCTTCCATTTCCCCTGTTGAAATTTTCCCAGAT ATTCCTGCCCAGTATGCCTATGAATATCATGTTCAATCCGAAGATAACGACTTTGGACACAAGGAATCACGTGATGGCTTTTACACCAACGGAGAATATTTTGTTCTCTTGCCTGATGGTAGAGTAAAGATTGTCAAATACGAAGTTGATGGTGATAAGGGATTCGTACCCGTCGTTGAATTCGAAGGAGAAGCTATTGTCCCTCTCCCCTCTAATATTCAACCCGTTCAAGTACCCTCTCTTGCTACCTATGTAGCTTAA